One part of the Micrococcus sp. 2A genome encodes these proteins:
- a CDS encoding sulfite exporter TauE/SafE family protein: MSELLAAQVLGMDLWQVLLVLLAGFWAGTINSVIGSGTLVTFPVLVAVGYPPVTAQISNAMGLVAAGFSGVFGYRRELAESRAVLPVLTVASLLGGILGASLLIHLPPEVFGYAAPILIVVALAFVILQPRLQAWVRRRAAARAGGEVAEAPAVPSRPVGPALWILVFLAGVYGGYFVAAQGVLLMGILGVFLCGGTLVHANGIKTWLSLSVNLIAAVSYLLFAFDRIDWTAVLLIAASSLVGGSVGARIGRRISPTLLRGVIVVVGLAGLTSMILRLVNGG, from the coding sequence GTGAGCGAGCTGCTCGCCGCCCAGGTCCTCGGGATGGACCTGTGGCAGGTGCTGCTCGTGCTGCTGGCCGGGTTCTGGGCCGGCACCATCAACTCCGTGATCGGCTCGGGCACCCTGGTCACCTTCCCCGTGCTCGTGGCCGTGGGGTACCCGCCCGTCACGGCGCAGATCTCCAACGCCATGGGCCTCGTGGCCGCCGGGTTCTCGGGCGTGTTCGGGTACCGCCGCGAGCTCGCGGAGTCGCGGGCCGTGCTGCCCGTGCTGACCGTGGCCTCCCTGCTGGGCGGCATCCTCGGGGCATCCCTGCTGATCCACCTGCCGCCCGAGGTGTTCGGGTACGCGGCGCCGATCCTCATCGTGGTGGCCCTCGCCTTCGTGATCCTCCAGCCCCGCCTGCAGGCGTGGGTGCGCCGGCGGGCCGCCGCGCGGGCGGGCGGCGAGGTCGCCGAGGCCCCCGCCGTGCCGAGCCGGCCCGTCGGCCCCGCGCTGTGGATCCTCGTCTTCCTGGCCGGTGTGTACGGCGGGTACTTCGTGGCCGCGCAGGGCGTGCTGCTCATGGGCATCCTCGGCGTGTTCCTCTGCGGCGGCACGCTCGTGCACGCGAACGGCATCAAGACGTGGCTCTCCCTCTCGGTGAACCTCATCGCCGCCGTCTCCTACCTGCTGTTCGCCTTCGACCGCATCGACTGGACGGCCGTGCTGCTCATCGCGGCGTCCTCCCTGGTGGGCGGGTCCGTGGGGGCCAGGATCGGGCGGCGCATCTCCCCGACGCTGCTGCGCGGGGTGATCGTGGTGGTGGGCCTGGCCGGACTGACGAGCATGATCCTGCGCCTGGTGAACGGTGGCTGA
- a CDS encoding RNA methyltransferase, translating to MTDAALRRRVDAEHGVFLAESSSVVRRALAAGHTPRSFLLGDRYRETFADALAAHPDVPVFTGPDEVLTELTGFHLHRGALAAMDRPAPRSVGEVLAGARRVLIAEDLVDHTNLGAVVRSAVALGWDALLLTPQAADPLYRRAIRVSMGTVFQLPWARLDGPVGSAVPVLKEAGFAVAALEVTERAVGLDSPELEGIRGAERLALVLGQEGPGVREETLAQTDADVVIPMPAGVDSLNVAAAAAVALWELRAR from the coding sequence ATGACCGACGCCGCCCTGCGCCGCCGCGTGGACGCCGAGCACGGGGTCTTCCTGGCGGAGTCCTCCTCCGTGGTGCGGCGGGCGCTGGCCGCCGGGCACACGCCGCGCTCGTTCCTGCTGGGGGACCGGTACCGCGAGACGTTCGCGGACGCCCTCGCCGCCCACCCGGACGTGCCGGTCTTCACCGGCCCGGACGAGGTCCTCACGGAGCTCACCGGCTTCCACCTGCACCGCGGCGCGCTGGCGGCGATGGACCGGCCGGCCCCGCGCTCCGTGGGCGAGGTGCTCGCGGGCGCGCGGCGCGTCCTCATCGCCGAGGACCTCGTGGACCACACGAACCTGGGCGCGGTGGTGCGCTCGGCGGTGGCCCTGGGGTGGGACGCGCTGCTGCTGACCCCGCAGGCCGCCGACCCGCTCTACCGGCGGGCGATCCGCGTGAGCATGGGGACGGTGTTCCAGCTGCCCTGGGCGCGGCTGGACGGCCCCGTGGGGTCCGCGGTGCCCGTGCTGAAGGAGGCGGGGTTCGCGGTCGCCGCGCTCGAGGTGACCGAGCGGGCCGTGGGCCTGGACAGCCCGGAGCTCGAGGGGATCCGGGGCGCCGAGCGGCTGGCCCTCGTGCTGGGCCAGGAGGGCCCCGGCGTCCGCGAGGAGACGCTCGCCCAGACCGACGCCGACGTCGTGATCCCCATGCCGGCGGGCGTGGACTCGCTGAACGTGGCCGCGGCGGCCGCCGTCGCACTGTGGGAGCTGCGCGCGCGGTGA
- a CDS encoding type B 50S ribosomal protein L31 — translation MKTAIHPEYRYVIFNDLASGEKILTRTTANSEKTAEWEDGNTYPVIDVEISAASHPFYTGKQRIMDTAGRVERFNARFKGFGGKK, via the coding sequence ATGAAGACCGCGATCCACCCCGAGTACCGCTACGTCATCTTCAACGACCTCGCCTCCGGTGAGAAGATCCTCACCCGCACCACCGCGAACTCCGAGAAGACCGCGGAGTGGGAGGACGGCAACACCTACCCGGTGATCGACGTCGAGATCTCGGCCGCCTCGCACCCGTTCTACACGGGCAAGCAGCGCATCATGGACACCGCCGGCCGCGTGGAGCGCTTCAACGCCCGCTTCAAGGGCTTCGGCGGCAAGAAGTGA